One region of Marivirga arenosa genomic DNA includes:
- a CDS encoding sigma-70 family RNA polymerase sigma factor yields the protein MSYNKNDRQKVFNQEFMPHVDAMYNFAFRLTLDEDDAKDLVQETFMKAFRFINSFETGTNAKAWLFRILKNSFINNYRKKSKQPSKVDYQEVETFYNSDSVNENITTDLRVETVQHLIGDEITNALNSLDVDFRTVIILCDLEGFTYEEMAKILDIPIGTVRSRLHRARNLLKDKLKQYASSLGYKDKRK from the coding sequence ATGTCATACAATAAGAATGATAGGCAAAAAGTTTTTAATCAAGAGTTTATGCCGCATGTTGATGCGATGTATAACTTTGCCTTTAGGCTTACTTTGGATGAAGATGATGCTAAGGATTTAGTGCAAGAAACTTTTATGAAGGCTTTCCGCTTTATCAATTCCTTTGAAACGGGAACCAATGCTAAAGCATGGCTGTTTCGAATCTTGAAGAATAGTTTCATTAACAATTATAGGAAAAAAAGTAAGCAACCGAGCAAGGTAGATTACCAAGAGGTTGAAACTTTTTACAATTCAGATTCTGTAAATGAGAATATTACAACAGATCTAAGAGTTGAAACTGTTCAGCATTTAATAGGGGATGAAATCACAAACGCACTCAATTCGCTTGATGTCGATTTTAGAACTGTAATAATTTTGTGTGACCTAGAAGGATTTACCTATGAAGAGATGGCGAAAATTCTTGATATTCCGATAGGTACAGTAAGAAGTAGATTACATAGAGCTAGAAATTTACTAAAAGATAAATTGAAACAATATGCTAGCTCTTTAGGCTATAAAGATAAAAGAAAATAG
- the gmk gene encoding guanylate kinase translates to MKESGKAIIFSAPSGSGKTTIVQHLLNEHSNLGFSISACTRDKRGRSEVDGVDYYFLSVEEFKNRIDKDEFVEWEEVYEGNFYGTLKEEVQRIWDQGKAVIFDVDVKGGLKLKKYFGDNALAVFVKVPSLEVLEDRLKKRNSESSSSLSQRLYKAKFEMTFEKEFDYVLVNEDLPTSLNKAEKLVSDFLKE, encoded by the coding sequence ATGAAAGAAAGCGGCAAAGCCATTATATTTTCTGCCCCCTCTGGCTCAGGAAAAACAACTATCGTACAACATTTACTTAATGAACATTCTAATCTAGGGTTTTCCATCTCAGCATGTACTCGTGATAAAAGAGGTAGAAGCGAAGTAGATGGAGTTGATTACTATTTCCTTTCAGTTGAGGAATTCAAAAACCGGATCGACAAAGATGAATTTGTAGAATGGGAAGAAGTCTACGAGGGCAATTTCTACGGCACATTAAAAGAAGAAGTTCAAAGAATTTGGGACCAAGGGAAAGCTGTAATTTTTGATGTAGATGTAAAAGGTGGTTTAAAGCTGAAAAAATATTTTGGTGATAACGCTTTAGCGGTTTTTGTTAAAGTCCCTTCTCTTGAGGTTTTAGAAGATAGATTGAAAAAAAGAAATTCTGAATCCTCCTCCAGTTTATCTCAACGATTATATAAGGCAAAATTTGAGATGACATTTGAAAAGGAATTTGATTATGTTCTGGTAAATGAAGATTTACCTACCTCACTTAATAAAGCAGAAAAGTTAGTGTCTGATTTTTTGAAAGAATAG
- the nadD gene encoding nicotinate (nicotinamide) nucleotide adenylyltransferase gives MSKNVGLFFGSFNPIHVGHLIIANTMLEEPDVDEVWFIVSPQSPFKKQKSLAHEFDRYDLVEAAIADHFHMKVSDIEFNMPKPSYTADTLAYLTDQNPDHHFKLIIGEDNLKSFPKWKNSDVILRDYGLLVYPRPNAKKSELEEHKNVRFVEAPMMDISATFIRKSIKNNRSVKYLVPDVVLDRIKGKKLYI, from the coding sequence ATGAGTAAAAATGTAGGGCTTTTTTTCGGTTCCTTTAATCCTATTCATGTTGGACATTTAATAATTGCAAACACTATGCTTGAGGAGCCTGATGTAGATGAAGTGTGGTTTATTGTATCTCCCCAAAGTCCTTTTAAAAAGCAAAAATCCTTAGCCCATGAATTTGATCGTTATGATTTGGTGGAAGCTGCCATAGCGGACCATTTTCATATGAAAGTATCAGATATTGAGTTTAATATGCCAAAGCCAAGTTATACGGCTGATACTCTGGCTTATCTTACTGATCAAAACCCTGATCACCATTTTAAATTGATAATTGGAGAAGACAATCTGAAGAGCTTCCCGAAATGGAAAAATTCAGATGTGATATTAAGAGATTATGGCTTATTAGTCTATCCAAGACCCAATGCTAAAAAATCTGAATTGGAAGAGCATAAAAATGTGCGTTTTGTAGAAGCACCGATGATGGATATTTCTGCTACTTTTATACGAAAATCCATAAAAAATAACCGTTCAGTAAAATATCTTGTGCCTGATGTGGTTTTAGATAGAATTAAAGGAAAAAAGCTTTACATTTAA
- a CDS encoding tetratricopeptide repeat-containing sensor histidine kinase, translating into MLPKANAQQKITLLHLLIFENWLNQPDSAEIYAEQALIISRRLNDQKNISKSLRLLGGTFNYKGEFEKALKYNVEALEIANQINDSILMHNALNNIGFVNISLGNFQNALEYLMRSYEMKKKLKVTYGLEHTLNNIGLVYQQALMFDSAHHYLQKGLMVAKKNQDYELMIYSQNNIGNTHLKQFEFDEAEKYFRSSLRYTQKHENRNWQAVTLYGMGQVMLFKAQYDSARYYLNQSFSIRESIKDQKGMGEIYLWLAKLNFMQGEEEQSLSFLRKGDSIANKIKAKDLLIKINEVEAMIQQKLGNFEKANEILSTNLKLKDSLYVNALGRNLSLINLKLRENQNRILLQESQIALKEKSFQNLVYISILILIIPFSFLLVLIFQRNRKINNTLKKQNDKVEAQKEEIETQKEYLEQNLKKLEDAKNVISQQKEELEILNQQLAGTVDKRNIELKSVNERLRTTSLELDNFIYKSSHDIKGPIVRLMGICDLALQDVEDAKALNYFSMLDKAALRLNIIIESLKLISELQEKQLKNRLIDFRTILQDSFNEAAYIENIKVFKLNIDIEKNFLFYSDESLVKLIAFNLIQNSLQLMKSENLKNYHITFSVSQKSDDISMLFKLDGLKLIDDETNKLMNGFSKAQNEYENISIGLYTVKQCIQKLNGNLTIKSSKGKDTIFEVSLPKTVQ; encoded by the coding sequence AATTTGAAAAAGCCTTGAAATACAACGTTGAGGCTTTGGAAATTGCTAATCAAATTAATGATTCTATCTTAATGCATAATGCTTTAAACAATATAGGATTTGTAAATATTAGCTTAGGGAATTTTCAGAATGCATTGGAGTACCTCATGCGTTCATACGAAATGAAAAAGAAATTGAAGGTAACTTATGGTTTAGAACATACATTAAATAATATAGGTTTGGTTTATCAGCAAGCACTGATGTTTGATAGTGCACATCATTATCTTCAAAAAGGTCTGATGGTAGCTAAAAAGAACCAAGACTATGAGTTAATGATTTACTCACAAAATAATATTGGCAATACACATCTCAAGCAATTTGAATTTGATGAGGCAGAAAAATATTTCAGATCCTCTTTAAGATATACGCAGAAGCATGAAAACAGAAATTGGCAGGCCGTAACATTATACGGAATGGGACAGGTTATGCTTTTTAAAGCACAATATGATTCAGCAAGATACTATCTCAACCAATCATTTTCCATCAGAGAGTCCATTAAAGACCAAAAAGGGATGGGAGAAATTTACTTATGGCTAGCAAAATTAAATTTCATGCAAGGCGAGGAAGAACAGTCTCTGTCTTTTTTACGAAAGGGTGATTCCATAGCTAATAAAATCAAAGCCAAGGATTTGCTTATTAAAATAAATGAAGTTGAAGCTATGATTCAGCAAAAATTAGGAAACTTTGAGAAAGCCAATGAAATTCTGAGTACGAATTTAAAGCTCAAAGACTCATTATATGTAAATGCATTAGGTCGTAATCTTAGTTTAATTAACTTAAAACTACGGGAAAATCAAAACAGGATACTTCTACAAGAAAGTCAAATCGCATTAAAAGAAAAGAGTTTTCAAAATTTGGTATACATTTCCATATTAATATTGATAATACCTTTTTCATTTCTACTGGTTCTGATTTTTCAGCGAAATAGAAAAATAAATAATACTCTTAAAAAGCAGAATGATAAGGTAGAGGCCCAAAAGGAAGAGATAGAAACACAAAAAGAGTATTTAGAGCAAAATTTAAAAAAGCTAGAAGATGCTAAAAACGTAATAAGTCAACAAAAAGAAGAATTAGAAATACTTAACCAGCAATTAGCAGGAACTGTTGACAAAAGAAATATTGAACTCAAGTCAGTAAACGAAAGATTGAGAACAACTAGTCTTGAGCTTGATAATTTTATTTATAAATCTTCCCATGACATTAAAGGCCCAATAGTAAGGTTAATGGGTATTTGTGATTTAGCCTTACAAGATGTTGAAGATGCGAAAGCTTTGAACTATTTCAGCATGCTGGATAAGGCTGCATTACGATTGAATATCATTATTGAATCATTGAAATTAATTAGTGAATTGCAGGAAAAACAACTGAAAAATCGATTGATCGATTTTAGGACAATCTTACAAGATTCTTTCAATGAAGCTGCTTACATTGAAAATATTAAAGTATTTAAGCTCAATATTGACATTGAAAAAAACTTCCTTTTCTATTCTGATGAGTCTCTAGTTAAGTTAATAGCATTTAATCTTATTCAGAACTCATTACAGTTAATGAAAAGTGAAAACTTGAAAAATTATCATATTACTTTTTCAGTTTCACAGAAATCTGATGATATTTCTATGCTTTTCAAACTAGATGGCCTTAAATTAATTGATGATGAAACCAATAAATTAATGAATGGATTTTCAAAGGCTCAAAATGAATATGAAAACATTAGTATTGGTTTGTATACTGTAAAACAATGTATCCAAAAATTAAATGGAAACTTAACTATAAAATCTTCAAAGGGAAAAGATACCATTTTCGAAGTTTCACTGCCTAAAACTGTCCAATAG
- a CDS encoding DUF5686 and carboxypeptidase regulatory-like domain-containing protein — MKNLVSLILFVLSVSHLFGQVGVRGVVYSDSGEELPFATIYVQETGSGTSTNQEAYYELQLEEGEYTLQYKFVGYETVVKQISVQDQFIQLDVQLPKQTLLLDEVTTSAKATDPANWMMRKAIAKSSYHRQQVDAYSARVYVKGKGRATDIPFYLSSMLKKEGIDEETLIISESVSEVSYRRPNQFSEKVISVYASKKTDFNANPMRFIAGSFYQDEIASVISPLSSKAFRYYRFKHLGAFMDGKHLINKIKVIPKVPGPNVFEGDIQLVEEDWALFRVDLKAQVELGIEVRIRQVYQNIKDLAWMPITHQFDVDGKLMGVGFEGKYLASMSNYNIELNPALPKQLKIIDEGDDEQGRMTEEIIEEANELVETKKEQVVVKSDDLSDIMKDYRKTQQDSLAKQDVIGVYEYKMDSSAFNLDSNFWAQIRPIPLSTNETRGYAKLDSLNVIQEEKAAKDSVKNKNKSTFQIQDILFGGNYKLDSTGQWRFKIYNPIFNINYNTVEGLNFDYSIGLKKFISLNRDSTIDRSTVDWSFHNRNSFVVFKPTVRYSVARNKVTGKVLARYQYKTGDLALRVGRYVSQFNDAPAVLPLLNTSFTTIWEQNFMKLYEKDFIRLNYSKRFSSKLRMSAEVEYEERNRLLNKADFRIIDWRREFTPNYPVNINPISDFDGQTAFTANLKFHYKPFIKYVISNGIKRPVNQRATNFSFSYFKGFNGIFGSDVDFDRLEIGYKDEFDFGAKGRTYFNTRIGAFLNNNSLGFMDYAHFAGNRAFFTQNDPVESFRLLDYYRYSTDQFYAENFIFHRFRKLLITQIPATRFMGFKEGAFINYLFTPDSKNYSEIGYSLEGILKFFRIEVATQYENFQYKGWGVRVGVSTTLGGSVSINVQDDE; from the coding sequence ATGAAGAACCTAGTAAGCTTAATTTTATTTGTTTTATCCGTATCACATCTTTTTGGACAAGTAGGAGTTAGAGGAGTTGTTTATAGTGATAGTGGAGAAGAATTACCTTTTGCCACCATCTATGTGCAAGAAACGGGTTCGGGTACCTCTACAAATCAAGAAGCATATTATGAGCTTCAACTTGAAGAAGGGGAGTACACACTTCAGTATAAATTTGTAGGTTATGAAACCGTAGTAAAACAGATTTCAGTACAAGACCAATTCATTCAATTAGATGTTCAACTTCCAAAACAAACTTTACTGTTAGATGAAGTTACTACATCTGCAAAAGCAACAGATCCTGCTAACTGGATGATGAGAAAGGCTATTGCCAAAAGTAGTTATCATCGTCAGCAAGTAGATGCATATTCTGCTAGAGTTTATGTGAAAGGTAAAGGTCGAGCTACGGATATTCCTTTTTATTTATCTAGCATGCTAAAAAAAGAAGGGATAGATGAAGAAACCTTAATTATTTCAGAATCAGTAAGTGAAGTTAGCTATAGGAGGCCTAATCAATTTTCGGAAAAAGTAATTTCTGTTTATGCATCTAAGAAAACAGACTTTAACGCTAATCCTATGAGGTTCATAGCAGGAAGTTTTTATCAAGATGAGATTGCATCTGTAATTTCTCCTTTATCTTCCAAAGCATTTCGCTATTATAGATTTAAACATTTAGGGGCATTTATGGATGGAAAACATCTCATTAATAAAATTAAAGTCATTCCAAAAGTACCAGGCCCAAATGTATTTGAAGGCGACATCCAATTAGTGGAAGAAGATTGGGCATTATTTCGAGTTGACTTAAAAGCACAGGTTGAACTGGGAATAGAAGTACGTATAAGGCAAGTGTATCAAAATATAAAAGACCTTGCGTGGATGCCTATTACCCATCAGTTTGATGTAGATGGAAAACTAATGGGAGTAGGATTTGAAGGGAAATACCTTGCATCTATGAGTAATTATAATATTGAATTAAATCCTGCTCTGCCGAAGCAACTGAAAATAATAGATGAGGGTGATGATGAGCAAGGCAGAATGACAGAAGAAATTATTGAAGAGGCAAATGAATTGGTTGAAACTAAGAAAGAACAGGTAGTGGTTAAATCTGATGATTTATCAGATATTATGAAAGACTATAGAAAGACACAACAGGATTCACTAGCAAAGCAAGATGTGATAGGAGTATATGAATATAAGATGGACTCTTCAGCTTTCAATCTAGATTCAAACTTTTGGGCACAAATTAGGCCGATCCCTCTTTCAACTAATGAAACAAGAGGATACGCTAAACTAGATAGCTTAAATGTAATTCAGGAAGAAAAAGCAGCCAAAGATTCCGTTAAGAATAAGAATAAATCAACATTCCAAATTCAGGATATTTTATTCGGTGGAAATTATAAGCTGGATAGCACGGGACAGTGGAGATTTAAAATATATAATCCCATATTTAATATAAATTATAATACTGTTGAAGGATTGAACTTCGATTACAGTATTGGTCTGAAGAAGTTTATTTCTCTAAATCGAGATTCCACAATAGATCGATCCACAGTTGACTGGAGCTTTCATAACAGAAATTCGTTTGTAGTTTTTAAACCAACAGTTCGATATTCTGTAGCTAGAAATAAAGTAACAGGGAAAGTGCTTGCTCGCTATCAATATAAAACTGGAGATTTAGCATTACGTGTAGGGCGTTATGTGTCTCAATTTAATGATGCGCCCGCTGTTTTACCCTTGCTGAATACTAGTTTTACAACTATTTGGGAGCAAAATTTCATGAAGCTTTATGAGAAAGATTTTATAAGGTTAAATTATAGTAAGCGTTTTTCAAGTAAATTAAGGATGTCAGCAGAAGTTGAATACGAGGAACGGAATAGGCTATTAAATAAAGCGGATTTCAGAATTATTGATTGGCGAAGAGAATTTACACCTAATTATCCCGTAAATATAAACCCCATTTCAGATTTTGATGGTCAGACAGCTTTTACAGCAAATTTAAAATTTCATTATAAGCCTTTTATAAAATACGTAATTAGTAATGGTATTAAAAGACCGGTTAATCAACGAGCTACTAATTTTTCCTTTTCATATTTTAAAGGATTCAACGGTATATTTGGCAGTGATGTAGATTTTGATCGATTGGAAATTGGGTATAAAGATGAATTTGATTTCGGAGCTAAGGGAAGAACTTATTTTAATACTAGAATAGGAGCTTTTTTAAATAATAATTCCTTAGGGTTTATGGATTATGCGCATTTTGCTGGGAATAGAGCATTTTTCACGCAAAATGATCCAGTTGAATCTTTTAGGTTGTTAGATTATTATAGGTACAGTACAGATCAGTTTTATGCTGAAAATTTTATCTTTCATAGGTTTAGAAAGTTGTTAATCACTCAAATCCCTGCTACTCGTTTCATGGGGTTCAAAGAAGGAGCATTTATAAATTATTTGTTTACACCTGATAGTAAAAATTATTCAGAAATAGGCTACTCCTTAGAGGGAATCTTGAAATTCTTTAGAATAGAAGTTGCTACTCAATATGAAAATTTTCAATACAAAGGTTGGGGAGTAAGAGTTGGTGTTTCTACCACTTTGGGCGGTAGTGTTTCAATCAATGTTCAAGATGATGAATAG
- a CDS encoding zf-HC2 domain-containing protein encodes MKNHIMEVEQKQACTELLQIVIDGQASEEQHQELMDHLENCEACREEYLLSKTIKDKLKTGIKAAASPVGLANSIQNKILETASPK; translated from the coding sequence ATGAAAAACCATATCATGGAAGTTGAGCAAAAACAAGCGTGTACAGAATTATTACAAATTGTAATTGACGGGCAAGCTTCTGAAGAGCAACATCAAGAATTAATGGATCATTTGGAGAACTGTGAAGCCTGCAGAGAAGAATATCTTTTAAGTAAAACGATAAAGGATAAACTTAAAACAGGGATCAAAGCTGCAGCCTCTCCGGTTGGCTTAGCAAATTCTATTCAAAATAAAATTTTAGAAACAGCTTCCCCAAAATGA